A genomic window from Candidatus Cloacimonas sp. includes:
- a CDS encoding HAD family hydrolase: MTARNTKRAIFLDRDGVISPDDFGYLSDPAQYHLYPYTIEALTILQNLGFLLFVVTNQSGIARGYFTIEDLEKVLAKMRFLLSEGGINLDGVYYSPYFKTGIVAPYNIEHEDRKPGIGMFKKAYSEFHFQKEGSWMIGDRISDIGFGKNAGLKNILLLTGNGDKDFLKILETGSPKPDFVCENLLTAANLIKDYKL, from the coding sequence ATGACAGCAAGAAATACTAAACGCGCCATTTTTTTAGATCGGGATGGAGTTATCAGTCCTGACGATTTTGGCTATTTAAGCGATCCGGCACAGTATCATCTTTATCCCTATACCATAGAGGCATTAACAATACTTCAGAACTTGGGTTTTTTACTGTTTGTAGTTACCAATCAGTCCGGCATTGCGCGTGGTTATTTTACTATTGAGGATTTAGAAAAAGTGCTTGCTAAAATGCGTTTTTTGCTTTCTGAAGGAGGAATTAACTTAGATGGCGTATATTATTCTCCGTATTTTAAAACAGGCATTGTAGCTCCTTACAATATAGAACACGAAGACCGCAAACCAGGCATAGGAATGTTCAAAAAAGCATATTCCGAGTTTCATTTTCAGAAAGAGGGTTCTTGGATGATTGGAGATCGCATCAGTGATATTGGTTTCGGCAAAAATGCCGGGCTGAAAAATATCCTTTTGCTTACTGGAAATGGCGATAAGGACTTTCTGAAGATATTAGAAACAGGAAGCCCCAAACCCGATTTTGTCTGCGAAAATTTGCTGACCGCCGCTAATTTGATAAAGGACTATAAGCTATGA
- a CDS encoding putative LPS assembly protein LptD, with the protein MRINRSCFFLILFLLLTGLPLFAQKEAENIALPDSLFPEIPDSLKINVIKTDSLFYTADSIHFEYASEIIKLFGKPKINYQDTEIIADSITVDVKNERAFSYGYTQMKDGDQLLLGSNVRFDVNSQTGILDDGYSLIEGGFYNGHEIRKIDKDIYDIDGGTFTNCDLKEPSFWFWAKQLRVYRGDKIVGKPVIGYVNHFPVFFFPFITIPIRQGRHPGFLIPSPDYNNVDGFVMRNLAVYYPYRDYANFVLGFDLMEKTGWKGNFETNYIKRYAFSGDFDASFQHNIKENSTFDDWSLQGRHHQELPEKSSLDANINFISNKRIWESSSDIDQSLAQRLTSSISYSKPIGSSYFNAGSNFTQDLINDTASLSLPSASFYLASRPVSELFKVSSDSPLSNFNYRYNVYLEHTGYLKEKNYSFSDFWWDNTIDPADTTGLTMLNEHHIGLKQNAGISHNSNLFGWLNLGQNFDYTEAWMDRDKKESNFARGNAWTASANARFNLYGLRTFHNFPVTAIRHIVTPNIGYSYQPDMQKNADLYNFGSIGISSARETSSLSLSVDNNWQMKYGKKGKENKLNELLYWRIGTSANLKKKDKPFNNIAHTLTFKPGNYSLGTLSLNAGKYQIKDIKIGYSSQFSATQNPYQIHWKEMNLRSQYFSQGISIGGSAPYTKYFIAEKNRSFEAFDNPDTLTSIFTTPSETANTNDWSFSISHNVYANKDIFHSESSNLRTNLTCKITENWSLTYSNYYDLNTSDMLSQTLSLSRDLHCWKMDINITLRNDYWDYRISLFNTMLPDALRFQTHDSKKY; encoded by the coding sequence ATGAGAATTAATAGAAGTTGCTTTTTTCTGATCCTTTTTCTGTTGTTAACAGGGTTGCCGCTTTTTGCTCAAAAAGAAGCAGAGAACATTGCTTTGCCCGATTCTTTGTTTCCGGAAATACCAGATAGTTTGAAAATTAATGTAATTAAAACCGATTCTCTTTTTTATACGGCAGATAGTATCCATTTTGAATATGCCTCCGAAATCATTAAACTTTTCGGTAAACCAAAGATAAATTATCAGGATACGGAAATTATAGCCGATTCCATTACCGTAGATGTAAAAAATGAACGCGCTTTCAGTTATGGCTACACCCAAATGAAAGATGGCGACCAATTACTTTTGGGCTCCAATGTTCGCTTTGATGTCAATAGCCAAACAGGCATTTTGGATGATGGTTACAGTTTAATTGAAGGTGGATTTTACAATGGACACGAAATACGCAAGATAGATAAAGATATTTATGATATTGATGGAGGCACTTTTACCAATTGTGATCTAAAAGAGCCCTCTTTTTGGTTTTGGGCAAAACAATTGCGGGTTTACCGAGGCGATAAAATTGTTGGAAAACCAGTTATTGGCTATGTAAATCATTTTCCCGTTTTCTTTTTTCCTTTTATTACAATTCCCATCAGGCAAGGAAGGCATCCTGGTTTTTTAATTCCTTCTCCCGATTATAATAATGTAGATGGTTTTGTAATGCGGAATCTGGCTGTATATTATCCTTATCGTGATTATGCCAATTTTGTTTTGGGGTTTGATCTTATGGAAAAAACGGGCTGGAAAGGAAATTTTGAGACAAACTATATAAAGCGTTATGCCTTTTCAGGTGACTTCGATGCTTCTTTTCAACACAATATCAAGGAAAACAGCACTTTTGACGATTGGTCTTTGCAGGGAAGGCATCATCAGGAATTGCCTGAAAAATCCTCTCTGGATGCCAATATCAATTTCATCAGCAACAAAAGAATATGGGAAAGCAGTAGTGACATAGACCAAAGTTTAGCTCAGCGTTTAACTTCCAGCATTTCATATTCCAAGCCGATAGGTTCTTCTTACTTCAATGCCGGCAGTAATTTTACTCAGGATTTGATCAATGACACTGCTTCTTTATCTTTGCCCAGTGCATCTTTTTATTTGGCAAGCCGTCCGGTCTCCGAACTTTTTAAGGTCTCATCCGATTCCCCTTTAAGCAATTTCAATTATCGTTACAATGTTTATTTGGAGCATACCGGTTACCTCAAAGAAAAAAATTACTCCTTCAGTGATTTTTGGTGGGATAATACTATAGACCCAGCAGATACTACAGGACTTACAATGTTGAACGAACACCATATTGGTTTGAAACAAAATGCGGGGATTTCACACAACTCCAATTTATTCGGTTGGTTGAATTTAGGGCAGAATTTTGACTATACGGAAGCATGGATGGATAGAGACAAAAAAGAGTCAAATTTTGCCAGAGGAAATGCCTGGACTGCGTCTGCAAATGCCAGATTTAATCTCTATGGTTTACGCACTTTCCATAATTTTCCCGTTACGGCAATCAGACATATCGTTACCCCCAACATTGGATATTCCTATCAGCCGGATATGCAAAAAAATGCCGATTTATATAATTTTGGCAGCATTGGCATCAGCAGCGCCAGAGAAACATCCAGCTTATCTTTAAGTGTAGATAATAATTGGCAGATGAAGTATGGCAAAAAGGGTAAAGAAAATAAGCTTAACGAATTGCTCTATTGGAGGATAGGAACTTCCGCCAATCTGAAAAAGAAAGATAAACCCTTCAATAATATAGCGCATACTTTAACCTTCAAACCGGGCAATTACAGCTTGGGAACGCTATCTTTAAATGCAGGAAAATATCAAATTAAGGATATTAAAATTGGCTATTCTTCTCAGTTTAGCGCCACTCAAAATCCCTATCAAATTCACTGGAAAGAAATGAATTTGCGCAGTCAGTATTTTTCGCAGGGGATATCAATAGGTGGTTCTGCACCTTATACTAAATATTTTATTGCCGAGAAAAACAGAAGTTTTGAGGCGTTTGATAATCCTGATACGCTAACTTCCATATTTACAACCCCTTCAGAAACTGCAAACACTAACGACTGGAGTTTTTCCATAAGCCACAATGTATATGCCAACAAGGATATTTTCCATTCAGAAAGCAGTAATTTAAGAACGAATTTAACCTGTAAAATTACCGAGAATTGGAGCTTAACTTATTCTAATTATTACGATTTGAACACAAGTGATATGCTTTCGCAGACATTGTCTCTTTCCAGAGACCTGCATTGTTGGAAAATGGACATAAACATCACTTTGCGCAATGATTATTGGGATTACAGAATTTCTCTGTTCAATACTATGTTACCTGATGCCTTGAGGTTCCAAACACATGACAGCAAGAAATACTAA
- a CDS encoding exodeoxyribonuclease III — MNLLFWSWNVNGLRAALNKGFIDIIKKEQPDILGIQETKLQEHQIPEELKTLDEYLIYWSHGLRKGYSGTGLFTKLLPLKFSTGFGYQEFDCEGRINIAEYDAFIYFNIYFPNGQKDDERLNYKLRFYDRCLEVMEEKRATGKIILVGGDFNTAHKPIDLANPKENEKTSGFLPIERAWLDKLETMGWIDTFRYFDKSPDQYSWWSFRTKARLRNVGWRLDYFWVNSESMKYVKKAGIRQDIDGSDHCPVFVELVI; from the coding sequence TTGAATTTACTATTTTGGTCTTGGAATGTAAACGGCTTACGCGCTGCTTTGAATAAGGGCTTTATCGATATCATCAAAAAAGAACAGCCGGATATTTTGGGAATCCAGGAAACCAAACTGCAAGAACACCAAATCCCTGAAGAGCTAAAGACACTGGATGAATATCTTATTTATTGGTCGCATGGCTTGCGGAAAGGGTATTCTGGCACTGGACTATTTACCAAACTACTGCCTCTAAAATTCTCCACCGGTTTTGGCTATCAGGAATTTGACTGCGAAGGGAGAATAAATATTGCCGAATATGATGCCTTTATCTATTTTAATATCTACTTCCCCAATGGTCAAAAAGATGATGAACGCTTAAATTATAAACTCCGTTTCTACGACCGCTGCTTGGAAGTTATGGAAGAAAAAAGAGCCACTGGTAAAATTATCTTAGTGGGCGGGGACTTTAATACTGCTCATAAACCCATAGACCTTGCCAATCCGAAAGAAAATGAAAAGACAAGCGGTTTTTTGCCTATTGAACGAGCTTGGCTGGATAAACTGGAAACGATGGGCTGGATAGATACTTTCCGCTATTTTGACAAAAGCCCCGATCAATACAGTTGGTGGAGTTTTAGAACCAAAGCTCGGCTTAGAAATGTGGGTTGGCGTTTGGATTATTTCTGGGTAAATTCAGAGAGTATGAAGTATGTAAAAAAAGCAGGTATCCGACAGGATATCGATGGCTCAGACCACTGCCCTGTTTTTGTAGAATTGGTCATTTAA
- a CDS encoding TrmH family RNA methyltransferase: MKFISLYSESRFKAFTYEEQIKALNKLISALEENLTSLEHRSQLIEHLLKLSLWVEKPLPERMRLFLIELNPQISPHQLYNKLYFYQGGALRKDSQIPLKEGNMNISADPHLRQKAKQITVICDNLRSVFNVGSIFRTCECLGIGQIILCGISPTPNHSNMPKTAMGTEKLVAWQYFDKTSEAIAFCHQTGLCVYALETLEKAKSVFETVYNLPLAIVIGNEALGIDPSFIELCDEFITLPQLGWKNSLNVGVATGITLYQILWGGTNG, encoded by the coding sequence ATGAAGTTTATCTCTTTGTATAGCGAAAGCAGATTTAAAGCATTTACTTATGAAGAGCAGATAAAGGCATTAAATAAATTAATTTCTGCTTTGGAAGAGAATTTAACCTCTTTAGAACATCGCTCACAACTTATTGAGCATCTTTTGAAACTCAGTTTATGGGTAGAAAAGCCCTTACCGGAAAGGATGCGGCTCTTTCTTATCGAACTAAATCCTCAGATAAGTCCCCATCAATTATATAATAAACTCTATTTTTATCAGGGCGGGGCACTCCGCAAAGATAGTCAAATTCCTCTTAAAGAAGGAAATATGAATATTTCTGCAGACCCGCATCTTCGCCAAAAAGCAAAGCAGATAACCGTTATTTGTGATAATTTGCGGTCGGTTTTTAATGTCGGTTCCATATTCAGAACTTGTGAATGTTTGGGCATTGGTCAAATTATTTTATGTGGCATATCACCTACACCCAATCATAGCAATATGCCCAAAACAGCTATGGGAACGGAAAAATTGGTTGCCTGGCAGTATTTTGATAAGACCTCTGAGGCAATTGCTTTTTGCCATCAAACCGGTTTATGTGTTTATGCTTTGGAGACCTTGGAAAAGGCAAAAAGTGTTTTTGAAACCGTTTATAATTTACCCCTGGCTATTGTCATTGGCAATGAAGCGCTTGGCATAGATCCTTCTTTTATAGAACTTTGTGATGAATTTATCACTCTCCCTCAATTGGGTTGGAAAAATTCTTTAAATGTAGGAGTGGCAACAGGAATTACTCTCTACCAAATTTTGTGGGGAGGTACAAATGGATAA
- a CDS encoding phosphotransferase — protein MLPKLLEFKKPNWIKLEKVTGIPYLDALECFKPVLLAETLARFHLATLKNDQCLCHIDNSPKNILFCQDKYYFIDFSDSKMDCPERDITHLLLFWAADFSAKFFLDSVTIFWAIYTSFIQLDKNRWNDCLQQNIAIFDQRRELYGKPTGKQSAAVQNSNRLYLSSIF, from the coding sequence ATGCTGCCGAAATTATTGGAATTTAAGAAGCCAAACTGGATTAAGTTAGAAAAAGTGACAGGTATCCCCTATTTGGATGCGTTAGAATGTTTTAAACCGGTTTTGTTAGCCGAGACGCTTGCCCGCTTTCACTTAGCTACTTTAAAAAACGATCAATGCCTTTGCCACATAGATAACTCGCCCAAAAATATCCTGTTTTGCCAGGATAAATACTATTTCATAGATTTTAGCGATAGCAAAATGGACTGCCCGGAAAGGGATATCACCCACCTTTTACTGTTTTGGGCTGCGGATTTTTCGGCTAAATTCTTTCTTGATTCGGTCACTATCTTTTGGGCGATTTACACTTCTTTCATTCAGTTGGATAAAAATCGCTGGAATGACTGCCTGCAGCAAAACATAGCTATTTTTGACCAGCGCCGAGAACTTTACGGTAAACCAACCGGTAAACAATCTGCTGCAGTCCAAAATTCAAACCGCCTTTATCTGAGTAGCATATTCTAA
- a CDS encoding CAP domain-containing protein — MRKSILLVCLLLFGCSQASKTISLPDFEHRIWELTNQERMAANLPPLLYDEGLADLARQHSQNMYKYHFFAHKDQNGYLVDTRKKQYYSSLIVVSIGENLAKIENNAKVLTPEEIVEGWMNSPEHRDNILNSTFTYLGVGVVSQGSLLLATQNFATPIVKLLSDIPADCNPQYQYQLKFAYLANEPKTDLQAVLNFPDAEFKYNIDDKYYTMGLKPVPIQWTGTDQFEVLVDFPAGKGNYSLCFGFGHSYFEDGIKLKVK; from the coding sequence ATGCGAAAATCAATCTTACTTGTTTGTTTGTTACTATTCGGTTGCTCTCAAGCATCCAAAACGATAAGTTTACCAGATTTCGAACATCGGATTTGGGAACTTACCAATCAGGAAAGAATGGCGGCAAATTTGCCTCCGCTTTTATATGATGAGGGATTGGCAGATTTGGCTCGGCAACATAGCCAAAATATGTATAAATATCATTTTTTTGCTCATAAAGACCAGAATGGTTATCTGGTGGATACCCGAAAGAAACAATACTATTCTTCTCTGATAGTAGTTTCCATCGGAGAAAATTTGGCTAAAATTGAAAACAACGCAAAAGTTTTAACTCCCGAAGAAATTGTAGAGGGCTGGATGAACTCTCCGGAACATAGGGATAATATTTTAAATTCTACTTTCACTTATTTAGGCGTAGGAGTTGTTTCTCAAGGTTCTCTTTTGCTCGCCACGCAAAATTTTGCTACTCCGATAGTGAAATTACTTTCTGATATTCCTGCCGATTGCAATCCTCAATATCAATATCAGCTAAAGTTTGCATATCTGGCAAACGAACCAAAAACAGACCTGCAAGCAGTCCTCAATTTCCCTGATGCAGAATTTAAATACAATATAGATGATAAATATTATACCATGGGCTTGAAACCCGTCCCTATTCAATGGACAGGAACAGACCAATTTGAAGTGCTGGTGGATTTCCCTGCCGGTAAAGGTAATTATTCATTATGCTTTGGCTTTGGGCATTCATATTTTGAAGATGGAATCAAGCTGAAAGTAAAGTAA
- the secG gene encoding preprotein translocase subunit SecG, whose product MVLYTIALIVHVIICVALVLVILAQTSKGGLDSNLGGAAMNVFGGSGASKFLKKWTQILSIVFAASCVILAFLVKNINTSALSGIQEKQKKIKDTEQPAPTTNPVSKPATTK is encoded by the coding sequence ATGGTTTTATACACGATTGCCTTAATTGTTCATGTGATAATTTGTGTCGCTCTCGTATTAGTGATATTGGCACAGACCTCGAAAGGGGGTTTGGATTCCAATTTGGGTGGAGCGGCAATGAATGTTTTTGGAGGAAGTGGCGCTTCCAAGTTCTTAAAGAAATGGACGCAAATCCTGTCCATTGTTTTTGCTGCATCCTGTGTTATACTTGCCTTCTTGGTTAAAAATATTAATACCAGTGCGCTCTCCGGAATCCAGGAAAAGCAAAAAAAGATTAAAGATACTGAGCAACCAGCTCCTACTACCAATCCTGTATCCAAGCCAGCAACTACTAAATAG
- a CDS encoding XdhC/CoxI family protein yields the protein MDNLAFYAKLAILLKDHTPVWQASIIESDGSTPAKIGMKLAIPLNSEPFGNLGGGELEHKVIEIIRQEKPRQALIYSFNLSADGLKAGIATSMLCGGAAKVYIEPLFYTDKLYIIGAGHCGKALGKIACLCGFYVHLIDNRQEIIANLPQDCYHYATQHDYADLTEVMDFDSDSWIVIMTQGHIHDKDVLEQCLRKSFRYLGMIGSKNKAAATFAQLKEKGFTDDELAKCHSPVGLPIGSHTPFEIAISILAELISFRNLKQ from the coding sequence ATGGATAATCTTGCTTTTTATGCAAAATTGGCTATTTTATTAAAAGACCATACGCCTGTTTGGCAGGCAAGCATTATTGAAAGCGATGGTTCAACTCCTGCCAAAATAGGAATGAAATTAGCCATTCCTCTCAATTCCGAACCTTTTGGCAATTTGGGAGGTGGGGAATTAGAACATAAGGTTATAGAAATAATCCGTCAAGAAAAGCCCCGTCAAGCTCTAATATATAGTTTTAATCTTTCCGCCGATGGCTTAAAAGCCGGAATTGCCACTTCTATGCTTTGTGGGGGAGCGGCTAAGGTCTACATAGAACCATTGTTTTATACCGATAAACTCTATATTATCGGGGCAGGACATTGCGGCAAGGCATTAGGGAAAATCGCTTGCCTGTGTGGATTTTATGTGCATTTGATAGATAACCGCCAGGAAATTATTGCCAATTTGCCTCAGGATTGCTATCATTATGCAACCCAACATGATTATGCAGACCTGACAGAAGTAATGGATTTTGATTCCGACAGCTGGATTGTAATTATGACTCAAGGCCATATACACGATAAAGATGTTTTGGAACAATGTTTAAGAAAGTCCTTTCGCTATCTGGGAATGATTGGCAGTAAAAATAAGGCAGCTGCTACTTTTGCCCAATTAAAGGAAAAGGGCTTTACAGACGATGAACTTGCTAAATGCCATTCACCCGTGGGTTTGCCCATTGGCTCTCATACACCTTTTGAAATAGCCATCAGCATTTTGGCAGAATTGATTTCTTTCCGCAATCTAAAACAGTAG
- a CDS encoding DUF5683 domain-containing protein, whose protein sequence is MLLIIVNGFLIAQPVKKNPTKAIVYSLFPGGGQIYNESYIKAGAVIGIQSFFIASAVHNNSKVQDWKDKINAETDPYLLESYKNSQKNYREKRTRDFWLMGFTLAFSTLDAYIDANLSNFKAEKENIHLRFEDKTFFIEYHF, encoded by the coding sequence ATGCTGTTAATCATCGTAAACGGATTCTTGATTGCCCAACCGGTAAAAAAGAACCCTACCAAAGCAATTGTATATTCTCTCTTCCCCGGAGGAGGCCAAATATATAATGAGTCCTATATAAAAGCCGGAGCGGTAATCGGAATCCAAAGTTTCTTTATCGCTTCTGCCGTTCATAACAATTCCAAAGTGCAGGACTGGAAAGATAAAATCAATGCCGAGACAGATCCATACCTTTTGGAAAGCTATAAAAACAGCCAGAAGAATTATCGAGAAAAGCGCACGCGTGATTTTTGGCTGATGGGATTTACCCTGGCTTTTTCCACTCTTGATGCCTATATAGACGCCAATCTATCCAATTTTAAAGCAGAAAAAGAAAATATCCATCTCCGCTTTGAGGATAAGACATTTTTTATAGAATATCATTTTTAG